One Mercenaria mercenaria strain notata unplaced genomic scaffold, MADL_Memer_1 contig_1752, whole genome shotgun sequence DNA window includes the following coding sequences:
- the LOC128551839 gene encoding uncharacterized protein K02A2.6-like produces the protein MNITLNKKKCEFNQNKLEFFGYIFGEDGMSADPKKVETIKNTPPPKNVLEQDLNAGECDYYHTTLTSYIKSGDSDMSDFLSRHPDTEKRKQTSVAEEYVNFLAYHDVPVAMNMNEIIQATSQDVDLQMAIKYVKSGNWNNPSKNKIIDTLSRCKNELSVVNLQNGEILLHESRIVIPRQLQDKVISLAHEGHQEIVKTKQLLREKVYFPGMDQLVEAKCKCCIPCLAATNKKTQEPLQMSEMPKYAFQVVSLDFCGPFPDGKYLLVLMDEYSRFPFVEVLNSITGNTVIPVLDKIFSEAGIPEVLKSDNGSPMNSHQFKDFAKHMGFKHKKITPLWPQATAEFREFD, from the exons ATGAACATTAcgctaaataaaaagaaatgtgaaTTCAACCAGAACAAATTAGAGTTCTTTGGATATATATTTGGTGAAGACGGCATGTCGGCAGACCCAAAGAAGGTCGAAACCATCAAGAACACACCACCACCCAAGAATGTGCTAGAG CAAGACTTGAACGCTGGAGAATGCGACTATTATCATACGACTTTAACGTCATACATAAAAAGTGGAGATTCGGACATGTCGGATTTCTTGAGCAGACACCCAGACACAGAAAAACGCAAACAAACAAGCGTGGCAGAGGAATATGTTAATTTCCTGGCATATCATGATGTCCCTGTAGCCATGaacatgaatgaaataattcaagcaaCATCCCAGGACGTTGACCTCCAAATGGCCATTAAATATGTCAAATCTGGAAActggaataacccaagcaaaaacaaaatcattgatACCCTGTCACGCTGCAAAAACGAGCTGTCGGTAGTAAATCttcaaaatggtgaaattctGCTGCATGAGTCCAGGATTGTTATCCCTAGGCAATTACAAGATAAAGTGATTTCATTAGCTCATGAGGGTCATCAGGAAATTGTTAAAACCAAACAATTATTAAGAGAGAAAGTGTATTTCCCAGGCATGGATCAATTAGTAGAAGCAAAATGCAAATGTTGCATTCCGTGTCTAGCAGCAACAAATAAAAAGACTCAAGAACCGCTGCAAATGAGTGAAATGCCAAAATACGCGTTTCAGGTAGTTAGCTTGGACTTTTGTGGACCATTTCCGGATGGAAAGTATTTACTCGTGTTAATGGATGAATACTCACGCTTCCCGTTCGTTGAAGTACTTAATTCAATCACAGGCAACACAGTGATTCCTGTGCTAGACAAAATTTTCTCAGAAGCAGGGATTCCAGAAGTGTTAAAATCAGACAACGGAAGTCCCATGAATTCACACCAGTTCAAAGATTTTGCTAAGCATATGGGTTTCAAACACAAGAAAATAACTCCTCTGTGGCCGCAGGCAACTGCTGAAT TTAGAGAATTTGATTag
- the LOC128551837 gene encoding uncharacterized protein LOC128551837, which translates to MLDHAFANYSLGENECSLHADNCFGQNKNRYVLGYLSWRVMTQRHQKITYMMQLPGHTRCLIDAGFGNIKTLYRRKDCDTLQHIAEVVINSSHSNQPVTYGGGSGWVWRAWKTFW; encoded by the exons ATGTTAGACCATGCATTTGCCAACTATAGTTTGGGTGAAAATGAGTGTAGCTTGCATGCAGACAACTGCTTTG GTCAAAACAAGAACCGTTACGTCCTCGGTTACCTGTCTTGGAGAGTTATGACGCAGCGTCACCAGAAAATCACGTACATGATGCAACTTCCTGGACACACACG gtGTTTGATCGATGCAGGATTTGGGAACATTAAGACACTGTACCGAAGGAAGGATTGTGACACATTACAACATATAGCTGAAGTCGTTATCAACAGTTCCCATAGTAACCAGCCTGTTACCTATGGCGGAGGAAGTGGATGGGTTTGGAGGGCATGGAAAACTTTTTGGTGA